A portion of the Colius striatus isolate bColStr4 chromosome 1, bColStr4.1.hap1, whole genome shotgun sequence genome contains these proteins:
- the LOC104554443 gene encoding cell cycle control protein 50C has product MKNKASSLPQEGEACPSRCPDNSAFKQQKLPAWKPQLNIATVLSIFFLTGAFCLAVGISLVLSANSVREVQIDYSDQCSDCSKLRENSSNWYKECHCSINFMLKDDMLGDVFMYYGLQNFYQNHRRYMISRSNEQLLGQNVNIGNSYCAPFATYANGTPMAPCGAIANSMFNDTIDLYYIRNSSVIQVPLLKTGNSWWTDKNVKFRNPISYNLSSAFAGTARPPNWQKPVYLLDEEDERNSGYINDDFIIWMRVSAFATFRNLYRRVRRVRQFADGLPAGNYTFHISYNFPVTKFKGRKHVILSTVVWSGGSNPFLGIAYVVSGTAATLTGFVIAGIHLKLRKKKTYFQK; this is encoded by the exons atgaaaaacaaggcaAGTTCCCTTCCACAAGAAGGAGAAGCGTGTCCTTCCAGGTGTCCGGATAACAGCGCATTCAAGCAACAGAAGCTACCAGCTTGGAAGCCCCAGCTGAACATTGCCACTGTgctctccatcttctttctcaCAGGCGCCTTCTGCCTTGCTGTGGGAATCTCCCTTGTACTGTCTGCAAACAGTGTCAGAGAAGTCCAG ATTGATTATTCAGACCAGTGCTCAGACTGTTCGAAGCTCCGTGAAAATTCCTCTAACTGGTATAAGGAATGCCACTGTTCTATTAATTTCATGCTAAAGGATGATATGTTG GGTGATGTTTTTATGTACTATGGCCTGCAAAACTTCTATCAAAACCACCGTCGATATATGATATCAAGAAGCAATGAACAACTGTTGGGtcaaaatgtaaat ATTGGGAACAGCTACTGCGCACCTTTCGCCACCTACGCAAATGGGACACCCATGGCTCCGTGTGGTGCTATTGCCAACAGCATGTTCAATG ATACTATTGATCTTTATTACATACGTAACTCATCTGTTATTCAAGTACCACTGCTGAAGACTGGAAACAGTTGGTGGACAGATAAGAACGTGAAGTTTCGCAATCCAATATCATACAATCTCTCTTCTGCATTTGCAG gGACAGCAAGACCTCCTAACTGGCAGAAACCAGTGTATTTGTTAGATGAGGAGGATGAAAGGAACAGTGGTTATATAAACGATGACTTCATTATCTGGATGCGAGTGTCAGCCTTTGCTACATTCAGAAATCTGTACCGTCGTGTCAGACGGGTAAGGCAGTTTGCAGATGGCCTCCCAGCAGGGAATTACACTTTCCATATTTCTTACA ATTTCCCTGTTACCAAATTCAAGGGGAGGAAGCATGTGATTCTTTCAACTGTGGTATGGAGTGGAGGAAGTAACCCGTTCCTAGGAATTGCCTACGTGGTTTCTGGCACAGCAGCAACCCTCACAGGTTTTGTCATAGCTGGCATCCACTTAAAgctcagaaaaaagaaaacatactttCAGAAGTAA